Genomic segment of Mercurialis annua linkage group LG6, ddMerAnnu1.2, whole genome shotgun sequence:
AACGTCAGATGTAAAGCTGAAGGCTGCCCCTGGAGATTTTATGCGTCAAGGTTGTCAACTACCCCATTATTCCGAATTAAGACAATGAATGATTTACATACATGTGGTGCTGGTACAGTTAGAGAGAGCCGTCCTAATGTGTCCAGGAAAATGGTGGCCACTATTGCCAAGGAAAAGTTGCGTGATTCGCCAAATTTAAAACCTAAGGAAGTTGCCAGTCAAATTCAGCAGGAATTCGGAATTAAGTTAGAATATGCACAGGCTAGGCGTGGGATGGAGACTGCCAGAAAGGAGCTTCAAGGTTCATACAGTGAGGCATACAATCAGCTGCCTTGGTTGCGTGATAAGATTCTAGAGACTAATCCAGGTAGTGTTGTCAGTCTTGTCACAAAGGACGACCAAAGTTTCCGAGGTATTTTTATTGCCTTGCATGCCTCAATATACGGTTTTCAGAATGGTTGTCGCCCCTTGGTGTTACTTGATACTTTGACGCTGAAAACTAAGTATCAGTCAGAACTGCTAACTGCAACAGCATTGGATGGAAATGATGATGTTTTCCCGCTGGCTTATGCTGTAGTAGATGCTGCTAATGATGATAATTGGCGCTGGTTTTTGGTACAGTTGAGATCTGCGATTTCAACTTACCAGCCAATAACATTTATGGCAGACAGACGGCTGGGCTTAGGACGTTTTATTTCATTGGTGTTTGAGAATTCTTTCTATTGTTTTAGTCTTCCTCATTTAGCGGATGAGTTAAAGTTTGATCTCAAGGGCCCAATCACTGAAGAAGTTGCCCGTGTAATTATTGCACACTTTTATGATGCTGCTCTGAGAACATCTTTTGAAGGATTCACGAATGCTATGGAGAGCATTAAAAGCATCTCGCCTGAAGCTTTTAACTGGCTTATGCAAGGTCACCCCGAACATTGGTCAAACTCGCTTTTTGCTGGTGCACGGTATAACAATATTACATCCGACAGTGGTCGATGTTTCTATAGCTGGATTGATGAGCACTCTGCATTACCGCCAGTAATACAGGTTCTGGAGACTGTTCGCCAAAAATTGATGGAGCTGATTTACACCCGAAAGATAGAGTCAGATAAGTGGTCAACGCGGATGACTCCAGCCATAGAAGATAAAATGCAAAAGGAGATCGTAAAGGCGGAGTCACTTAAAGTTTCAGAGTCACCTGACACGGGTTTTCATGTACATGATTTTCTCGGGGTTGTTACTGTAGTTAATATTGATGCTTGGAGCTGTGGTTGCAGGGCATGGCAAATTAATGGATTCCCCTGCTGGCATACTGTGGCCGTCCTTCAACACTGTGAGAAGAACGTATATGATTACTGCGCCACGTATTATGCAACTGAATCATATCGGTTGGCATATGCAGAGCCTATAAATCCGGTTCCTACATTAGATAAGCCTCAGAAGAACGCTCCAGTGATGGTACTCCCTCCTCCATTTCGTCTTCAAACTGGCGAGCCGAAGCACAGGCGAGTTCGATACAAGAAAGGAATGATTAAGAGGCCATTACGGTGCAGCAATTGCAAAGGAATAGGTCACAACAGAGCAACATGCCATGTGGTTTTGAATAACTAAACGACCGTTGCATTGCAGCAATTGCAAAGGAGCAGTCGTAGCTGAGCAGTTGCCGAGTTGACTCATGAATGTATTATATTTTGTTAAGTTTGAACTAGTTGTACAAAGCAAACCTTATGGTCTGGCTAGCTTTTTGGTTTTCTTAgcattttgaatttctttctgtAACAGACGGCTTTCGATTTCTTagcatttttatcttattttattttatttaaattacattttgACTTTGAAATGTTCAAAGAATATAAACTGATAAAAGCCTATAATCTACTTCATAGCTTGGataaattataccaacattttttttaaactagtgttacaaattttttaaaaggtgcATCATATGACTGTTAATAttgctaaaataatttttaaatttatcgaAATAtgatttgacattttaattctatatatgtaagtttatttttatattctagTGCACCGGTAATCGGAAGACTGCTAAAAACAAcactaatataaaaaagaaatttagaCATGAAAATAGAAGATTTGAAAAAGTTCAGATATTGTTAATGTAATTGTTCCTAGTCTTTTAAAagctttttcaaataaaatttataggtACTAAAATGGCAATCTGCGCATGATTAGTTAGTTTCACGTGACACATAGAATTCCAGATGGTAAGTGTAATTTATTGGAACTTCATGGTCCTCAAGTCACAATTTTACATACTTTTTTCTGgacaaataaaatttcaaaattttgaacaatatgtatttttaaaatttaatttaatttcaggggctaaaagatgaaaaagcCGGTTACAAGTAGACATTATCCACCGCCTACAAAAGCCCAGTTCAGTTACTAGTTTTATTtgcccaaaaaaaaaaaggttactAGTTTTATTTGGGGAAAAAAAAAGGTTACTAGTTTTAAAACTCTTAACCCATTTCGTCCATTAAAAGTAGGAGATGAAATTACAAAAAGACCCCAAAACTTTAACCCTACTACCCAGTTTGCATTTTGTACTTTGCATATTAAAAGGAAACGTACAAGCTGAAATTACCGAAAACTCCAATATTTTAAATCTAGTATCGTTTTACACATAAACAATATCTTTTGTCCATTATCGCTCTCTCGCTCGTTGAAAAATTAGAAATCctgaaaaattagggttttttctGCAATGCTCTAATCGCCGGCCCTCGGTTTTTTTCTCCTCAGCTCCTTGATTTTCTAGGTCAGATTCTCTATTTTATGATCTCCTTATCGCTATTGTTCTTTTAATTGTTTGTTTCTATATtgaattgttaatttaatttgactTTTCTGGCTATTATTTCTGAGAAGAACCTctgattttgttaattatctgTCTATTTTGAATAATTGAATCTTATTCAGTCATTTTTTGCAAGATTTTTAGTGTTTGTATACAAGCTCAATTTGAATTCCATATTTTAGTGCTTGCTATTTTTTATTAGCattgtaattattatttgatggTGGATGGGAATTCTGTTTTTCGTtgactaattaaattatatgtatTGACAGTTATTTGCCAAGCCATGGCCTCTGGGAAGCTTATTGTGATTTGCCAGTCAGGTGGAAAGTTCACTGCGGCTAGTGATGGTTCCTTGGCGTACACCGGAGGAGATGCCCATGCGATTTGCGTAAATCGTGGATATAAGTTTCAAGAATTGAAGTCTGAGGTGGCAGAGATGTGTAATGTTGATCCTAATGCGTTCACCATCAAATACTTTCTCCCGGACAATATGCAGACTCTCATTACTGTATCTGGTGATAAAGACATACAGCGCTTAATTGATTTTCATGAAGACCGTAGAACGGTGGATGTTTTTGTCGTGAAAAATGAAAGTTTGCAATTGTCTCAAAATCAACCCTCGGTCGCTCCTTATTGTAGGTAAAGAATTTGTCTTTGTTAATGTGGATGAGGAATAATTTCACCTGTTCCACTTTGATTGAATCAACCTGCATTGACGAGTATATTTGTGTTTGAGGTTCTTGATTAAACTTTCACAGAACCATGTCCGACCTTTGTCAAATGGGATTTTATTTGCCTTAATCATATGTCTATGTTTCAAATTTCATGTTATTCTCATTTTTGCATATTTTGAGTAATCTCATCTCCAATTAATTGGGGCTAAGGCTTAGCTGAGGTGAGTTGATACATGCTTCTCCCTTGCAGGTCCAGTGATAATACATTAGATGAACCTGTGACCCCTATATATGTTGCTCCAGTTTCTTCAGCTCCTGCAGATGTAGACCATCTCAATTATGCGATGACTGATGTAGATGAATCTGGGCAGCAGAAACTTATTAAATCATGGTCGAAATGTATAACTGGTCTGCACCAGCAGTTTAATGATGTTAAGGAGTTGCGTGAGGCTTTACGTAGGTATTGCATTGCTCTTGGATTCAAATGCAAATTTAAGCACAATGACAATGCTCGTGTAAGTGCCAAATGTAAAGCTGAAGGTTGCCCCTGGAGATTTCATGCATCGAGGTTGTCTACGACTCAATTATTCCGAATTAAGACAATGAATGATACACATACATGTGGTGCTGGTACTGGCGTAGGGAATGGTCTTAAGGCGTCAAGGAAAATGGTAGCCACTATTGCCAAGGAAAAGTTGCGTGATTCACCAAATTTCACACCTAAGGAAATTGCCAAACAAATTCAGCAGGAATTTGGAATCGAATTACAATATTCACAAGCATGGCGTGGGATGGAGAGCGCTAGGCAGGAGCTTCAGGGTTCATACAAAGACGCATACAACCAACTGCCTTGGTTGTGTAAAAGAATATTAGAGACAAATCCTGGTAGTGTTGCCACTCTTATCACAAGGGAGGAGGACCAAAGTTTCCAAGGTCTTTTTGTTGCCTTACATGCCTCAATATATGGTTTTCAGAATGGCTGCCGTCCCTTAATTTTACTTGATACTATAACATTGAAAACTAAGTATCATTCGGAACTGCTAACTGCAACTGCATTGGATGGAAATGATGGTGTTTTTCCTTTGGCTTATGCTGTAGTAGATACTGTAAATGGCGATAACTGGCAATGGTTTTTGGAACAATTGAAATCTGCAATTTCAGTTTCTCAACCAATAACATTTGTGGTAGACAGAGAGATGGGCTTAAGACATTTTATTTCCATGGTATTCGAGGATTCTTACCAAAGTTTTAGTCTTCCTCATCTATCGGATGAGCTAAAGATGGGTCTTAAGGGCCCACACACAGAAGAAGTTGCTCGTGCCATTGTTGCTCACCTCTATGATGCTGCGTTGTCAACAACTACTGATGGATTTGGGAAATCCATGGATTGCATTAAAAGCATCTCTCCTGAAGCTTTTGACTGGCTCATGCAAAATGAACCCCAACATTGGGCAAACTCACTTTTCCGAGGTTCACGGTTTGACCATGTTGCATCCGATGCTGGTCAGTCGTTCTATAGCTGGCTTAATGAGCACTCTGTTTTGCCTCCAGTGGTAAAGGTAATTGACATCATTCGCCAAAAATTAATGGAGTTGATTTACACCCGAAAGGTAGATTCAGATAAGTGGTTGACAAGAATGACTCCATCCTTAGAAGAGAAATTGCAAAGAGAGATTCAAAAAGCAGAGTCGCTTAAAATTGCAATGTCACCTGGCACCGGTTTTGAGGTACAGGACTTTCTAGGGGTTGTTAGTTATGTTAACATCGACACATGGAGCTGTAGTTGCATGGCATGGCAAGTTCATGGTTTCCCGTGTTCCCATGGTGTGGCTGTCCTTCAACATTGTGATAGAAATGTGTACGATTACTGTTCCAGATATTATGCAACCGAATTATATCGGCTGGTGTATTCAAAGCCTATAAACCCTGTTCCGACAACAGATAAGCCTCTTGGTACCTCCGAAATCCAGGTACATCCTCCTGCTCTTCGTCGTCACTCTGGCCCAACGAAGCAGAGGCGAATGCGGTACAAAAAAGGAGTGATTAAAAGACCACTACATTGCAGCAAGTGCAAAGGAGCTGGTCATAACAGAGCAACATGCCATGTGTACTCGTAAACCCCTCCTATTTATTAAACTGTGAAGGCTTTGTACAGTACCTGGGAAGATCACCATCTCTGGCAGGTGAATTGGCTGGTTGAGATAGGATTAGTAGAAAGTTCAtagttcaaataataattattttgggCATCATTTATAATTGGTTTTAGTCTCTCTGATCTGCTCAGATTTTCAAGGTTTTACTTAGTCCCCAATTAGGTTGTTTTAAGTTGTGACTCTCTTCTTCTTGAAATGGTAGACATGTTTCTTTAAAAGACTATGGTTTTGTCGATTTTCGTTTAAGTTTCGTCTGTTTCAgcgttttcttttctttgtaaCATATGTGAGGTTTTCCGATAAAAAGTCGAGATTAGAATTTCGATCCAGTAAATTCTGGGTTTGATTTGGTTgttcattttaatcattaagAAGAGGCAGTCGATTTTATTTTTTCCTCCGATGCATCCGTTCATTTTCGTAGATTGCTAGATCACATTGTATTCAATACATTCATATCTAGTGCGTATTTTGAGTAAATACCATGTAGAATCAAACTTTTTATTGTATACGGACATAAATTCTGCTAAAGAATCAATGATTTAGTGAGAAATTGTATAATATAAAGTTATAAACATTCAAATGACTTTTGGTAATGAGTTAAACCATCAAGTTGCAAGTACAAAAGAAGAAGAGTGCAGTACATAAAAGGAGCTTAAAGAACAGGCTTGCAATAATAAGTACTGAAAAGCAAGTGCTTAATCTAGTTAGTACTAGGTAGTACATAGTGAGGTGGTGCAAGTATAATTTGATAGTACATGCATGTACTATATATAACAACCACCCTTCAGCCTTCTAATTTGTATAAAATCCAATAAACATCATAATACCAAACACCCATCAGAGAAATCCCTTGCTTTTGTTAGTTTTTTCAGGAAATTTTGTGTCTTTTTAGGAAATTTTGCAGGGACGAACCGTTACCGTGAAGTTACGGTAAATGATGGATTGAATAGGGGAAGAAGGAGACAGATAAAGACTGGGAACAGGCAGAGCATGGATGGAGCTACTAACAGACGTTATCTGTTTTGGCTCTACCCATGCACTGCCTCTTCCCTGGCTtcttcctattttttttttcttttcctcctGTAACTTATATTTATTATTGGTTCTAATTGAAATTCTAGAATTTTTGCAGGTACGTCATGCTGCTGAGATGTATTTTGAGGGGGCAGAGTTACATTTTTCCCATGGAGATCAGCAACTTTTGGTTcagttttattttgttaaatgttGATCAATGTTCAATCGTTATCTGGCATTCTCTTTTAATAaagatttctttttctttttcacttACCAATTAtgcaatattttatatattccaGCTATTTgtgagaagaaaaagaaaattgataaAAGAAAACAGAGGACAAATATCTAATTTTGTATTTCTGGTAAATTGTTGTTTCTGCAAGagtaattttctattttactaATGTGACATTTTCAAATTTCGTCCGGCGAGATTCAAAAAATTACATGTGGTTATACTTGTTATGAATTCGAGCCTCATGTGATTATAGTGTATCTAAACATGAAGGGTGTTATAGTGGATTTACAAAAACCAAGGGTGAGTTAGTGTATTTCATTAAAACATAGGAAGGTTTAAGTTATTTACTCTTCAAAAAATTACATGTGATTATACTAGTTCTGAATTCGAACCTCATCTGATTGTACCGGTCAAACCGAGTCAATTTCGCTCGCGAGATAGTCGAAGCTCCACTCGATAAAACTGACACGagtttcaataattttattattttaatttatatatatgttgtaaaaaaaataaactatgtaaatttatttatttatataaagaactatagtatttaaattttataaaattgttgaatatttaatttgattaaaaatattaaataaaaatgagactTGATTAAATTTGTCAAGATTGTGAGATTTTAATAAGTTTCGAAAATACTTGAAAATTCTCtctaaaaaaagaagaagaaatactCGAAAATAAAAAAGTCAATCTCAATACTCAACTCGTTTGGACCTCTAATTCAAATTAGCTAAAGTAATGAAAATTAGCAGCAAACAGGCAAACGAAAAGTATAAATCAGAATTTGGAAAAACTAAGAAACTAGGATTGCAATAGAATTATAGAAGCACAAATCCTTGTGTTACACAATGATTAGATTTACTATGTGCTTGCTTTACCATTCTTCCCGGCCAACTCTACTAATCAATTTATGTCCAATTGTATCAGCAACCTGTGGTAATAGACACACACAGTAAATACACacaatgtaaaaaaaattatctacatATAAAAATCACCTATACAATAAACTTATATAATTATGGATTTTAAAATCTCTTAGTACTTAAATAGGTATTTTTAGAGAAGTAGtatgataaaaataattctaaaatttatgcattttattgatttgttgTACAGTGACACAACAAATgtataaaatagttattccaAAATAAATTGGTGAATCAGATAGTATCACGCTTACCGTATTTTTTTCAgatctatattaaaatttaaataactataaaaatcaaaacacgTACGTATACAAGCAATACAAATTTAGGTTCTTGGCTCTATATATTTGGATCTTtaccaaaatatttatcaaaatttaacccctaaactgtAAGTTTTTAGTCACCTCAACGCGTCTTAATCTTTGcttttttattttgcaattttaaatagtttcaaacggtttaaaaaaaaaagatttgaaactgttttagaaACCATTTCTTAATCAGGCtgtaaataaaattcaatttttttttaaacaacttCAAAATGGTTTCGaacagtttctaaaaacacATTTGGAAACTctttaaaatacttttttttaaaacgtcgtatttttataaattcttaaagtaaaaaatttcaaaaaaaaaagataaaatagtaAATTCTcgaattcaaaatatttttatattggaATATTTTTGACAAATACTCAAATTAAGTGCACAAGCCCAGTCCAAAATGGTCGGGCGAATACTAGCCCAATGATCATGTCTACATGCCAATCGCCAACAAGTTCATTTGCTAATGTAAAATTCACATAGATTGACAAATCAAAACAAGACAAAATCCATGCCTATTAGCCTGCAGATCTATGATGAAATCAAGAACACAAATATCTAACAATTCACCATAAAATTTGCAGGATATTATCTCTGATTTTAAGCAATTTTGTTGAATTAGGAACACATTCCAAAGAAGAACAGAACATGTTATAATTCATGAAATGTTTATGCCATGAAACATGCACTggtaaaacaaaatcaaaacagaAATCAAAGCTAGAcaaagaaataaaacaaaacaaaaagcaaTTAAATAAGGAAAATATACTTATGATCATCTTCTGTCCAGCACACAGTTTGAATAGAAGAGTCAACTTGAAGACAAGAACAAGCTTCTGCAACAATGGCATGATCCAACTGACCGGACTCAATCCACTGCAAATCCTCCAAAAGAATCACATAATGTTTCCGAACATCCTCCGCACTTTTTGTCCCTCCCACCATACACGCCACCGCTTCCCACCGATCAGGATCCTCCTCATCCACAACCGCCAACGCCACCTCGAACAGCTTGTTCTCCTCCCAGCTCCACCCATACACCATCTTTGGAATATCACCCATTAATCCCTTTGACCAATCTTCTGCTCAAGACTATTTCTTGCAGACCAAACCAGGTTCTTGTTCACATTATCATCAGAatcttttatttctattt
This window contains:
- the LOC126686777 gene encoding uncharacterized protein LOC126686777; the encoded protein is MASGKLIVICQSGGKFTAASDGSLAYTGGDAHAICVNRGYKFQELKSEVAEMCNVDPNAFTIKYFLPDNMQTLITVSGDKDIQRLIDFHEDRRTVDVFVVKNESLQLSQNQPSVAPYCRSSDNTLDEPVTPIYVAPVSSAPADVDHLNYAMTDVDESGQQKLIKSWSKCITGLHQQFNDVKELREALRRYCIALGFKCKFKHNDNARVSAKCKAEGCPWRFHASRLSTTQLFRIKTMNDTHTCGAGTGVGNGLKASRKMVATIAKEKLRDSPNFTPKEIAKQIQQEFGIELQYSQAWRGMESARQELQGSYKDAYNQLPWLCKRILETNPGSVATLITREEDQSFQGLFVALHASIYGFQNGCRPLILLDTITLKTKYHSELLTATALDGNDGVFPLAYAVVDTVNGDNWQWFLEQLKSAISVSQPITFVVDREMGLRHFISMVFEDSYQSFSLPHLSDELKMGLKGPHTEEVARAIVAHLYDAALSTTTDGFGKSMDCIKSISPEAFDWLMQNEPQHWANSLFRGSRFDHVASDAGQSFYSWLNEHSVLPPVVKVIDIIRQKLMELIYTRKVDSDKWLTRMTPSLEEKLQREIQKAESLKIAMSPGTGFEVQDFLGVVSYVNIDTWSCSCMAWQVHGFPCSHGVAVLQHCDRNVYDYCSRYYATELYRLVYSKPINPVPTTDKPLGTSEIQVHPPALRRHSGPTKQRRMRYKKGVIKRPLHCSKCKGAGHNRATCHVYS
- the LOC126686778 gene encoding protein RADIALIS-like 3, coding for MGDIPKMVYGWSWEENKLFEVALAVVDEEDPDRWEAVACMVGGTKSAEDVRKHYVILLEDLQWIESGQLDHAIVAEACSCLQVDSSIQTVCWTEDDHKLLIQLDIN
- the LOC126687026 gene encoding uncharacterized protein LOC126687026, whose amino-acid sequence is MPSGRLIVLCWSGGKFITASDGSMKYTGGETHAVSIDRGYKFRELKSELVEMCNGDPNTLSIKYFLPDNKDTLISISSDRDLQRMVDFHTDSKTVDVYVMKNEDVLVVQSQASVVPSSRSSGSTIIDEPVTPIHATPIAVDMEQTHLQISAAGDSAHKLVKSWSKCITGLYQQFNNVKELREALRRYSIALGFKCKYKQNDNTRVNVRCKAEGCPWRFYASRLSTTPLFRIKTMNDLHTCGAGTVRESRPNVSRKMVATIAKEKLRDSPNLKPKEVASQIQQEFGIKLEYAQARRGMETARKELQGSYSEAYNQLPWLRDKILETNPGSVVSLVTKDDQSFRGIFIALHASIYGFQNGCRPLVLLDTLTLKTKYQSELLTATALDGNDDVFPLAYAVVDAANDDNWRWFLVQLRSAISTYQPITFMADRRLGLGRFISLVFENSFYCFSLPHLADELKFDLKGPITEEVARVIIAHFYDAALRTSFEGFTNAMESIKSISPEAFNWLMQGHPEHWSNSLFAGARYNNITSDSGRCFYSWIDEHSALPPVIQVLETVRQKLMELIYTRKIESDKWSTRMTPAIEDKMQKEIVKAESLKVSESPDTGFHVHDFLGVVTVVNIDAWSCGCRAWQINGFPCWHTVAVLQHCEKNVYDYCATYYATESYRLAYAEPINPVPTLDKPQKNAPVMVLPPPFRLQTGEPKHRRVRYKKGMIKRPLRCSNCKGIGHNRATCHVVLNN